The genomic segment tggtgttcccatggacctgctgccccttgtccttcccgacggaagtggccgtgggtttggaaggtgctgcctgaggggccttggtgaggttctgcagagcatcttgtagatggtacacactgctgcggctgagcgtcggtggggggggggatgtttgtgggtgtgggggcaattgtgggaggaaacaaacAGACCACCTTCTCTCTGTTGACCTCTGCAGCTCCATACAGCGAACCAAAGCTGACCCTTGATTTGGGCAACTGCCCAGACCATGGGCTGGTCCACATGGCCAGCTCAGGGGGGTATCCAAGACCAGCAGTGGAGTGGTTTGCTGCGGAAGGGAGTAATGTGACTGAGGAAAGCCAGACGATGTTGGGGACAGGCCCGAGAGGACTCTATTCCATCAACAGCAGCATTCCGATCCACCTGGGCTCCGGAAACAATTACACCTTCGTCCTCAAGAACCCACTGCTGGGGCAGCAGGTGGTCAGATTCCTGGCCATTGTGGGTGAGTCAGGCACAAGGGGTGTGGAGGCGGGATGGGGTGATGCACTGTCAGTGTTCTTGAATGCATTCCAGATCGACCAGGCACAGAGCTCTCTCCTCCATGCTCTGGGAATCTAGAATGGAAGACATTAGTGTGTTTGTTTGGGGTCAGATCAAACATTGTCAACCAGATTGTGTTGActgttctaggcccgaaattcaGTGTTCTAGATCAGTGCACTCAGGGAGGTGATGGTTCTAGATCAGTGTGCTCAGGGGGGTGATGGTTCGAGATCAGTGTGCTCAGACGGGTGACACTTCTGGATCAGTGGACTCAGAGGAGTGATGGTTGTAGATCAGTGCAGTCACAGGGGTGACAATTTAAGGCGGGTGTGCTCAGAGGTGACAGTTCTAGATCAGCATGTTCTGTAGGGGGAGGTGTGGTGGTGGTTCTAGATCAGTGATTGCAGTATTGTTACGGTTCTAGACCAGTCTGCTCAGAGATGTGACGGTTTGTGATCAACATGCTCTGAGAGGCGATGTTTCTAGACCATTGCACCCAGGGAGGAGACTGTTCTAGATCACTCTGCCCAGAGGGTGATCGTTCTAGACCAGTGCACTCGGGGAGGTGACAGTTCTAGATTAAGTCAGAGGGTTCCCTAGGGTGGAGGGCCTTTGAGGGCTGTCGGAGGGGAGTAAGAGGTGCGTTGGGGTGGGGTGTAGTCCGTATTGTTTGAGAGCCTGACCCCCCACCCCAACTGGGTCTGGTGTGTTTTTTTCTGTCGTTGCAGGCTCCTGCCATGGGGAGGCGATCTCGTCTGAACACAGACTGTACCCTTGTTACAGCCTCACTGTCCTTGTCCTGCTGGCCATCTCCTTCTGGTTGTTTTACTTGTTAATTCGGAGCCGGTGTGCGACTCGGAGGAACCGAACCCCCTGAAGGAGCCCAGCGTTTCGTTACCCACAGTAGGCGAGGGAACTCACTCTGCAGCCCATGGCCCCCTCCCCCCTACTCCTTCTTCCTCCaaacccctccctcccccttccttctccatttccccacccctccctcctcctcccctcactTCACtttctcccctccctcctccctaccCCTCGTCCTCCCTCCTCCATCCCCCATCCTCTctcttccccatcccccccaccctccctcctcctctcccttcactttctcccctcccctccctacacctccgccctcccctcccctcctcctccctacCCCTCCTGCCGCAGACTTCCCTTGAAGTGGTGCAGGAGGTGCATTGAGATAACGCCTGGCACGTTGCACTACACTGGATACACACTCTCTCAACGAGTCTTCTGAACCTTGATTGCTGATTGAtcaagaccccccccccccccaccccactctgatCACCACACCCGTACCCTGGGGATTACACCTGAGGGTTCGGGGGTTGGCACTCACTGGCTGGTTTCCccagtgaggggtggggaggggggggggggggcgtacccccaccccctcccgcAGGCACGGGCTCCCCTTCTATCAGTACTAACGCGCTCGGCTGGAATCTCTGACAGTAGCAGCCCCACCACCCTCATGCAGCCCCAGCTGAAACCTGTGCAGGAAGACGCGAGATCGAGACGTTTACTGTAACAAGCCGAGCACACGCAACGTTTCCTAAACGCAACACGGCACTCGAAATTTACTCCAGCCAACAAAAACCAACCGTGCCTGACAgggtaactcaggaacaaaaacacgaagaagctggaaaagctcagcaggtccggcagcatctgtggaggagaaaacagagttaacgtttccggtcccggtgccccttcctcagaactgatggtgcctgggaaaacgtcagtttatttgcagaaaagagggaggtgggtggggtatggAGTAAATGACAGAATAGAgcccggagagagagagagagagagagagagagagaggcagctggacagataaaggagttgctatcgatcaggctgggagggtgaataggtgttaatggggactgttagtgactaacacaGGGGGTGTAATTGCTAGCTATAAGGTAcaaaggcctggtgtgtgtggtggggggctgggacatgggagggtttaggccctaaaattattgaaggtAATTTTATAAAAAGCAACaaggtgggggagcccaaaactagaggggcacaggttta from the Stegostoma tigrinum isolate sSteTig4 unplaced genomic scaffold, sSteTig4.hap1 scaffold_420, whole genome shotgun sequence genome contains:
- the LOC125450558 gene encoding CD276 antigen-like isoform X2 is translated as MCESCGFGLVGLSPIVIILQLLALNRLAMGSVPVIIAEFGDDVTIPCTFSLEHNSSRSFLVVTWQLANTAQVVHSYYYQEEQLAQQDPAYRNRTSLFVEELMLGNASLRLRAVRLEDEAQYLCSISSMLYRSSHTVSLRIAAPYSEPKLTLDLGNCPDHGLVHMASSGGYPRPAVEWFAAEGSNVTEESQTMLGTGPRGLYSINSSIPIHLGSGNNYTFVLKNPLLGQQVVRFLAIVGSCHGEAISSEHRLYPCYSLTVLVLLAISFWLFYLLIRSRCATRRNRTP